In Phaseolus vulgaris cultivar G19833 chromosome 7, P. vulgaris v2.0, whole genome shotgun sequence, the genomic stretch ttttttttttctttcttttagaAACTACCAAGCTTTGATCAAACGTATACAACAATGCATCATCACCTAGGAACTTTGTTAAGTTCATCCTAAAAAGGCTGTGTGAATTGCAGCTAAATGGGTGTCTTTATTCCCTCTCTTGGTAAATTGACAATAGTACAAAGACAATAACAGAGAAGAAGCTATAAGGATTAACAAAATAGATATGAAAAGCAAAGGGATATACCAAAGATGCTGAAGTTGTGAATTACAGCATATAGAATTTGTGAGATGGACTGATAGTGGCCTTCTGCATGGTCAAGGTGAACCACTTCGGAAGGCACAAAAAAAATCTGTATATACACAttagaattaaaaattatttaattaatgttttgtgtatttttatttataaaataataatgagtaataaattatatttatgataATGAATTCTTTAAAGACATTGCACATATAACTGTTAAAATACTACTGAATAATATTATCCATTCTTATTACTGCATACGctggaaaaaaattcaaaactaaaattattaaagttttatttgTGGTTTACCGTGTCACAAAAAATACTAAATAGTTTTCctgaaaacaaattttaaaaaaatcttgtcTATGAAAGAATTATGGATAATTTTGCAGcaaaaaatacaacaaaaattaaTGATTAGAAGAGAAGGACATCCATGACACCAAAAATCCCTGAGCTAAGATATGCCTACATTGTAATAAAGTTGCCTTTGAGAGAAGATCAGGGTACAAATTTTAATACCTTTAAACTATTTCAACAATAAACTTTACAAAGAACATTGAACACCTAAGCTATATTACTCCACTTGGATGGTGTAAGCATGCATTGTAATAAGTTAATGCTGTTTTTTGTAGGATGCAACTAGCAAGACTCAGATATGCCCTTCTGTTGGTTATTCAATTCTTTTTGCAGGTAATGTCGAGGGTTGATGAAGCAAACACATTCAGTAGATGAAACAGCAGACTAGTCTGCATGCATGTCCATGGCAGCATCATTGAAAATGAATGCAGCAGAGTCCCTGCTTTGCTGATGAAGAAAGTTGCCTTCGGTGTTACGGCTTCCAATCCCCATGGAGAGACCACTTGAGTAGTTACCTACCTCACCAAATTGACGAACAGGATTTGACAAAACATTTGAAAACACGGAATTCTTTGATTGAATATCGCAGTGCTCAGACCTGAGTCCCTGCCCCATAATTGTTTGGCCAGGAAATCCTGTAGTTACGGGAAAGCCTGAACCAGTGACAGTTGCATGCATTAGTGGTTGTGATTGTTGGTGTTGCTGTGGAGCTCTAGGTGACATACTCGGTTCCTCACCACAATAATCCAGCTCATTCTGTTAGCAGAAAAATCAAATTTCATTTATGCAATCAGTGATCTGTAACAACAAAAACCAATATTACATTGAATGAAGTACAAAGGCATCCCAATGTAGCCCAAACCTGCCATGTTATCAAccactttttttttcagaacTGCAAGATATCAAACTAGCCACAAGTGCACACAAGTTTGAGACAACAATTTCTTAAAAACTGACAATCTTACAACTCTTTAAAATGGaagggaaaaaaaataatgCTTCATCGCCTTTTCTATCCTTCCTAGACACCCTTACAACCATGTAATATAGTTCAAGAATTACGATAAATACCAACTAAACTGCTACAAAAATATCTAAGTGACTAAATCATAATACTTGCCATTCCAATTTGGGGAAATTTGTCTATCCTTTGTATTATCTACCTCTTTTGGCAATCAGCAATCCCAATGTAATTCTGTAACTTCTCAAAGCCCACAAGTGAAACATAAAATTTGAAACACTTGTttccataaaaaatttaaaatagcaaTTACACTAAAGATTCCACCTCTTCAATAACTTTAGAAAATGATAATTTAAACAGACAAAGgatcaaataaaagaaaagggCAACATCCATCGGACAAATTAAGATGCATTTCTCCCACTTAAAATTTTACCCAATTTTCCAGACCTTCTCTAGTGAAAAATTCATGCCCCATACCAAGAAaattttccaacattctctgttATAACTTGCACATAGCCAAACAAAAAGACTCATATTATCAATTTCAGTTCATCAGCATAATCACCAATTAATTGAAGGAAACAAAAAATTAGACATTCCACAAAGAACAGAGACAAATAAAAGAATGATAAAAAGATAAAACTGCAACGGACaagacagaaaaaaaaaaagcaatttAGAAAAAGGTAAAGACCTGCGTTAATCCAGTCTACAGAAACAAAACAACTGATCAATTAAGCAAACGTCAATACCAGAGAACGAAATCAAAATCTCCAACAAAGACAACAAGACTAACATGAACTTTATAGATTTTTTTCTAGtactttttttcttctccaTAAGCATTGTTTAAGAGTGTGATCTGGGCAAGCTTCAACTAAAGCAACATAGCCTTATCCCACCAAGTGAGGTTGACAACAAGGCTTACACAACGCCGTTTGGATTGGTAACAAACAGGTTTGGGCAAAAATTGACCATTTTTTTATTCAGTTATGCTTGGTTTAAAGTCCTTCAAAAATTTACATTTGTCTCAAGGGAAGAAACAACCCAAAACTAGTTCAAGGCTCCTCTAGCTATCATCCTTGCTGTATGATATGATACATGAGCACCATCTTGTCAGTAACCAGCAAGCTATAATTCCTCACCCTCtagcattttttttttgcttcaCAATGATACTCACAACACAAAAAGAGCCAGAGAATGAAACCAACCTTAATGTAGCCGAGTATATCGACAGTTGCAACTCTTGATCCACCCTCTTGTTGCCTCCGGATCCACTGATAAAGTTCTTCCTGAAATCAGACACAGCTCACaccaattaaaacaaattacatAGTTTATTTAAACCCTAAACACAAGGACAAAAACAGTTAAAATGCGGAGGTAAGGACTCAATTGCACACAGGAACAAGAGTTTAAAACCCAAATTAAAAAAGTTAGCTTTTTTGTTTTCGAAAAGTCCAGGAAATTGATGGAACGAAAAGGGGTTGGAGGATAAAAGAGAAAATCGTTACAAGGGAGTGGCGTTCACCGGCTTGGAAGGAGAGTTTGTGGTGGTTCATGGAGAGAGTGTAGAGGTGTGAGAGAGAATTGGCAGCAGTGGAAAATGAAGAGAACATGGTTCGGTCCACCTCGTCCATGCTTGTGGCTATGGATTTTCTCTTCTTCGCCATGCTT encodes the following:
- the LOC137828536 gene encoding uncharacterized protein, whose amino-acid sequence is MAKKRKSIATSMDEVDRTMFSSFSTAANSLSHLYTLSMNHHKLSFQAGERHSLEELYQWIRRQQEGGSRVATVDILGYIKNELDYCGEEPSMSPRAPQQHQQSQPLMHATVTGSGFPVTTGFPGQTIMGQGLRSEHCDIQSKNSVFSNVLSNPVRQFGEVGNYSSGLSMGIGSRNTEGNFLHQQSRDSAAFIFNDAAMDMHAD